One genomic window of Desulfovibrio gilichinskyi includes the following:
- a CDS encoding phosphomannomutase/phosphoglucomutase, translating into MKAVNKEIFRAYDIRGIVDVDFDEEWVENLGRACGTWFRSKGWDRAVIGHDCRHSSPAYQAAILRGLNMSGVDVLFLDLVPTPAFYFAAKKLNYKAGIVITASHNPPEFNGFKIWGEDTTIHSGDIQDIYKLMKSRDFIDGTGIASFHNIIPSYIEDLLSGIKLKRSVKVVLDGGNGAGGHIALELLTRAGAEVVPLYCEPDGDFPNHHPDPVVEANMGDLLKAVVEHGAEAGIGLDGDADRIGAVDETGKLMPGDRLLAVYARDMLSKIPGEMVIGDVKCSHLLFEDISNHGGNPLMAKTGHSIMKSKMAETGAGLGGEMSGHIFFADRFYGFDDGLYAALRLIEILSQEEKTLSKMLGDWPETFFTPELRIDCPENIKFKLVELATAELKKEYNVIDIDGARVVFDDGWALIRASNTQPALTLRFEASSPKRLQQMRDIIESLLSRLTEELRP; encoded by the coding sequence ATGAAAGCTGTTAACAAAGAAATTTTCAGAGCATACGACATCCGCGGGATTGTAGATGTGGATTTTGACGAAGAGTGGGTTGAAAATCTCGGTCGCGCCTGCGGAACGTGGTTCAGAAGCAAAGGCTGGGACCGCGCTGTTATCGGTCATGATTGCAGGCACAGCTCTCCGGCTTATCAGGCGGCCATTCTACGCGGTCTGAATATGTCCGGAGTTGACGTTCTTTTCCTTGATCTTGTCCCAACCCCTGCATTCTATTTCGCAGCAAAAAAACTGAATTACAAAGCCGGAATAGTAATAACCGCCAGCCACAATCCCCCTGAATTCAACGGTTTCAAAATATGGGGAGAAGACACAACTATTCACAGCGGCGACATTCAAGATATTTACAAACTCATGAAAAGCAGAGATTTCATTGACGGAACAGGAATAGCCTCTTTTCATAATATCATTCCGTCTTACATTGAAGATCTGCTTTCAGGTATAAAGCTGAAACGGTCCGTAAAAGTTGTGTTGGACGGCGGTAACGGAGCCGGAGGACATATCGCTTTGGAACTGCTCACCCGCGCAGGGGCAGAGGTTGTACCGCTGTACTGCGAACCTGACGGAGATTTCCCCAACCACCACCCGGACCCTGTGGTTGAAGCTAATATGGGCGATCTGCTTAAAGCCGTTGTAGAACATGGAGCTGAAGCCGGAATCGGACTTGACGGTGACGCAGACAGGATAGGAGCCGTTGATGAGACTGGAAAACTGATGCCCGGAGATCGCCTTTTAGCCGTCTATGCACGGGACATGCTCAGCAAAATACCCGGTGAAATGGTGATCGGTGATGTTAAATGCAGCCACTTGCTGTTCGAAGATATCAGCAATCACGGCGGCAACCCCCTCATGGCGAAAACAGGCCATTCCATAATGAAATCCAAGATGGCTGAAACCGGCGCAGGACTTGGCGGAGAAATGAGCGGGCATATCTTTTTTGCCGATCGCTTCTACGGCTTTGATGACGGTTTATACGCAGCTCTTAGGCTTATTGAAATTCTTTCACAGGAAGAAAAAACACTTTCGAAGATGCTTGGAGACTGGCCTGAAACTTTTTTCACCCCTGAATTGCGCATCGACTGTCCTGAAAATATTAAATTTAAACTTGTAGAGCTTGCAACTGCTGAACTGAAAAAAGAATACAACGTTATCGACATTGACGGGGCCAGAGTTGTTTTCGACGATGGATGGGCACTTATCAGAGCTTCAAACACTCAGCCTGCTTTGACTCTGCGCTTTGAAGCATCTTCACCTAAACGGCTACAGCAAATGCGAGATATAATTGAATCACTCCTATCCCGTTTGACTGAAGAACTCCGTCCCTAA
- a CDS encoding tRNA (adenine-N1)-methyltransferase → MLKAGQLVLLINPKGKRYLRVVKEGDDIHTHDGMILMEDVITAGYGMMVTTHLGRKYQILKPTVHDLIKGVKRQTQIMYPKEIGYLLLKLGIGPGCRVIESGSGSGGLTTALAYYVGDTGKVYTHERRPEFFKLVAKNLEWSGLSHRVEQFNLDIEEGFQATECDALFLDVRTPWDYLHHIPKAVIPGAMIGFLLPTTNQVSELLAGLEQGPFTDLEVVEILLRRWKPVPERLRPDDRMVAHTGFLVFARCLDNSIIAEDEKANLKKKARIAVAERDAAEALAKEAVEETSTDVDSDDIEDESADKE, encoded by the coding sequence ATGCTTAAAGCTGGACAATTGGTACTGCTCATAAATCCCAAGGGCAAGCGTTATTTGCGCGTAGTAAAAGAAGGGGATGACATTCATACCCATGATGGCATGATTCTGATGGAAGATGTCATCACTGCGGGATATGGAATGATGGTTACGACCCACTTGGGGCGCAAGTACCAGATTCTTAAGCCTACAGTTCATGACTTGATCAAAGGTGTAAAACGCCAGACTCAGATTATGTACCCTAAAGAAATCGGGTATCTTCTGCTTAAACTTGGTATCGGTCCCGGATGCCGAGTTATTGAATCCGGATCAGGATCAGGCGGACTTACAACCGCTCTAGCCTACTACGTAGGTGATACCGGTAAAGTTTATACTCACGAACGCCGCCCTGAGTTCTTTAAACTTGTCGCCAAAAACCTTGAATGGTCAGGACTGTCACACAGAGTTGAACAGTTTAATCTTGATATTGAAGAAGGTTTTCAGGCTACAGAATGTGACGCCCTTTTCCTTGATGTCCGCACTCCATGGGACTACCTGCATCACATTCCTAAAGCTGTTATCCCCGGAGCAATGATCGGGTTCCTGCTGCCTACAACAAATCAGGTCAGCGAACTGCTTGCCGGACTTGAACAAGGCCCGTTCACCGACCTTGAAGTTGTTGAAATACTTCTGCGCCGCTGGAAACCGGTTCCGGAAAGACTGCGCCCTGATGACCGTATGGTCGCGCACACAGGCTTCCTTGTTTTCGCCCGCTGCCTTGATAATTCTATAATTGCAGAAGACGAAAAAGCGAATTTAAAGAAAAAAGCCAGAATCGCAGTTGCAGAGCGAGATGCGGCTGAAGCTCTTGCAAAAGAAGCAGTTGAGGAAACATCTACAGACGTAGATTCTGACGATATTGAAGACGAAAGCGCAGATAAAGAATAA
- the rnhA gene encoding ribonuclease HI produces MPNKKITIYTDGSCLGNPGRGGYGAVLLFNEHRNELSQGYKHTTNNRMEMRAVIAALTELKEPCDVTLYTDSQYVKNAFTKKWLENWQKNGWKTAAKKPVKNKDLWQQFIPLMAKHNVSFRWVKGHSGDPENERCDELARNAAGASNLIQDDDE; encoded by the coding sequence ATGCCGAATAAGAAAATTACAATATATACTGACGGATCATGCCTCGGAAATCCCGGTCGCGGTGGATACGGAGCTGTTCTGCTTTTTAATGAACACCGCAACGAACTCTCACAAGGGTATAAACATACGACTAATAACCGTATGGAAATGCGCGCAGTAATTGCGGCTCTTACTGAACTGAAAGAACCTTGTGACGTGACTCTTTATACAGATTCACAGTATGTAAAAAATGCTTTCACTAAAAAATGGCTGGAAAACTGGCAGAAAAACGGCTGGAAAACAGCGGCTAAAAAACCTGTGAAAAATAAAGATCTCTGGCAGCAATTCATTCCACTGATGGCCAAACACAATGTTTCTTTTCGCTGGGTCAAAGGTCATTCCGGAGACCCTGAAAATGAACGCTGTGACGAACTTGCCCGCAACGCAGCAGGGGCAAGCAATTTGATTCAGGATGACGATGAATAG
- the hemW gene encoding radical SAM family heme chaperone HemW has translation MSLIPAFFNVPLLQGDGKEAKNLLVYIHVPFCVRKCHYCSFHSQIFNQVTFAWYMKTLLTEIALWGRRLKKPKIGTVYLGGGTPSLIPPFQLELIMDALRKHFTFVRGMEITIEVNPDSANDESYFKNLISMGINRLSIGFQSLDDRNLMVLGRPHSARQAAETYYMARKAGFGNISIDLMWGLPRQKMKDWNNELKAVVKLKPEHISSYGLSIEPDTVFGKNRKEIEPELPPDSEQARMFIYGAEFLESMGYIQYEISNFARMGFVSRHNSGYWDRLDYLGLGPSAVSTIGNRRFTNPLFMDEYDAAVRGEYLGEDFEELTDEIKVQELVMLSLRTSRGLKLSDYKDMTGKDLLKEKNSIITALHQNGLIRMSAGFLRLTKNGMLVSNSILQSLAFD, from the coding sequence ATGTCCCTTATTCCTGCATTTTTTAACGTACCCCTGCTGCAAGGGGATGGAAAAGAAGCTAAAAACCTTCTTGTTTATATCCATGTGCCGTTTTGTGTACGCAAGTGCCATTACTGTTCTTTCCATTCCCAGATTTTTAATCAGGTGACATTTGCATGGTATATGAAAACCCTTCTGACAGAGATAGCACTCTGGGGACGCAGACTTAAAAAGCCTAAAATAGGAACAGTTTATTTAGGTGGCGGAACGCCGAGCCTTATTCCTCCGTTTCAGCTGGAGCTGATAATGGATGCTCTTCGCAAGCATTTCACCTTTGTGCGCGGAATGGAGATTACTATTGAAGTTAACCCTGATTCCGCAAATGATGAATCATATTTCAAAAACTTGATCTCTATGGGAATCAATCGGTTGAGCATAGGTTTTCAAAGTCTTGATGACCGTAATTTGATGGTGCTTGGCCGCCCTCATTCCGCCCGTCAGGCCGCAGAAACTTACTATATGGCGCGCAAAGCCGGATTCGGGAACATCAGCATCGATCTTATGTGGGGTTTACCACGTCAGAAAATGAAGGACTGGAATAACGAGCTGAAGGCTGTGGTTAAGCTCAAACCGGAGCATATTTCTTCCTACGGGCTGAGTATTGAACCTGATACCGTGTTCGGTAAAAACAGAAAGGAAATAGAGCCTGAGCTGCCTCCGGACAGCGAACAGGCCCGCATGTTTATATACGGGGCTGAATTCTTGGAGTCCATGGGGTATATTCAATACGAAATTTCAAATTTTGCAAGGATGGGGTTTGTTTCCCGCCATAACAGCGGTTATTGGGACAGGCTCGATTATCTTGGGCTTGGCCCTTCAGCAGTCTCCACAATAGGTAATCGCAGATTCACAAATCCTCTTTTTATGGATGAATACGATGCCGCCGTGCGTGGCGAATACCTGGGTGAAGATTTTGAAGAATTGACCGATGAAATAAAAGTTCAGGAATTAGTTATGTTGAGTCTGAGAACTTCGCGCGGGCTTAAGCTCTCAGACTACAAAGATATGACCGGAAAAGACTTGCTGAAAGAGAAGAATTCAATCATCACCGCCCTCCATCAAAACGGGCTTATCCGCATGAGTGCAGGGTTTCTAAGGCTTACAAAGAACGGAATGCTGGTCTCCAACTCTATATTGCAGTCCCTTGCGTTTGATTAA
- a CDS encoding FKBP-type peptidyl-prolyl cis-trans isomerase: protein MSQAKDGDKIRVHYAGSLEDGTEFDSSYKRGEPLEIVLGQGMLIKGFEDAVLGLEAGGKVTATISPEDGYGPYHEEHTFEVERNQIPPEINPEVGMMLQVNTDQGVTNVTIKSVTDDKVVLDGNHPLAGQTMIFEIELVEILAS, encoded by the coding sequence ATGTCTCAAGCCAAAGACGGCGACAAAATCCGCGTTCATTATGCAGGTTCCCTCGAAGACGGAACAGAATTCGATTCTTCATACAAAAGGGGTGAACCTCTTGAAATAGTTCTCGGACAGGGAATGCTGATCAAAGGGTTTGAAGACGCAGTTCTCGGCCTTGAAGCTGGCGGAAAAGTTACAGCTACTATCAGCCCTGAAGATGGATACGGTCCATACCATGAAGAACATACTTTTGAAGTAGAACGCAATCAGATCCCACCTGAAATCAATCCGGAAGTCGGAATGATGCTTCAGGTTAACACTGATCAGGGTGTTACTAACGTAACAATCAAATCCGTTACCGACGATAAAGTCGTTCTTGACGGTAACCACCCCCTTGCTGGTCAGACCATGATTTTTGAAATTGAATTGGTCGAAATTCTCGCTTCTTAA
- a CDS encoding universal stress protein UspA has protein sequence MEKHFLVCVCDDGAESYSIRFIRDFFNFPCDVRLTLFHVAPQSGSWGGHNSSSTGTKLLEKIRDNFLVNSFCNESKVDIKSINSRGSIAREFVQEGHKGLYDAVIFGRQATSTFEELFDYSIPNRMIWEDITFPLWFCKCPQEIPRKNVLLCLGSGDPSQRITDHVGYVLSEDSAHSITLLHVQNPKKEKAESSDILFETARGSLLANGVEESRIIPRIVGGTDVAKAIQAEALKGHYSVVAVGRDFHDKTTKEKLLPDSVSAKLLRNLEGAALWISK, from the coding sequence ATGGAAAAGCATTTTCTGGTTTGTGTTTGTGACGACGGGGCAGAGTCTTACTCAATCCGGTTTATAAGAGATTTTTTCAATTTTCCGTGCGATGTTCGCCTGACTCTTTTTCATGTCGCTCCTCAAAGCGGATCATGGGGGGGGCATAATTCATCCTCTACTGGCACAAAACTTCTCGAAAAAATCAGAGATAATTTTTTAGTTAACAGTTTTTGTAATGAAAGTAAGGTTGATATTAAAAGCATCAATTCCAGAGGGTCCATCGCCAGAGAATTTGTTCAGGAAGGGCATAAAGGGTTGTATGACGCTGTTATCTTTGGGCGGCAGGCTACCTCAACTTTTGAAGAATTATTTGACTACAGCATTCCGAACCGGATGATCTGGGAGGATATAACTTTCCCCTTGTGGTTCTGCAAATGTCCGCAGGAAATTCCAAGGAAAAATGTACTGTTATGCCTCGGGAGCGGGGATCCTTCACAGAGGATTACAGATCATGTAGGTTATGTATTAAGTGAAGATTCCGCTCATTCTATAACTCTTCTGCATGTGCAAAATCCTAAAAAAGAAAAAGCGGAGAGTTCTGATATTTTGTTTGAAACCGCTCGCGGAAGCCTTCTTGCCAACGGAGTTGAGGAGTCTCGTATTATCCCGCGGATAGTAGGAGGGACCGATGTCGCCAAAGCTATACAGGCTGAAGCTCTAAAAGGACATTATTCAGTAGTTGCTGTCGGTCGCGATTTTCATGACAAAACTACTAAAGAAAAACTTCTTCCAGATTCAGTAAGCGCAAAGCTTTTGCGAAATCTTGAAGGTGCGGCTTTGTGGATAAGCAAATGA
- a CDS encoding epoxyqueuosine reductase QueH, with translation MASKRILLHACCGPCSITTVDILRDQGFDVSAFFYNPNIHPLKEYVRRRDTFLEVAEKMNLKVIGSTTEYDSQKWFRNAAFREENRCFHCYADRLERTLSIAKRGGFDFFTTTLLYSKFQKHDVIATLGRDMAGAGACGFYYYDFREGWKEGIERSKEMGIYRQQYCGCLFSENERYAKDLINS, from the coding sequence ATGGCTTCCAAAAGAATTTTACTTCACGCCTGCTGCGGCCCCTGTTCAATCACAACCGTTGATATTTTGCGGGATCAGGGGTTTGATGTATCCGCTTTTTTTTATAATCCTAATATTCATCCCCTTAAAGAATATGTCAGGCGCAGGGATACCTTTTTAGAAGTTGCCGAAAAGATGAACCTTAAGGTTATCGGCAGCACTACAGAATATGATTCTCAAAAATGGTTTAGAAATGCAGCCTTTCGGGAAGAAAATCGTTGTTTTCACTGTTATGCGGACAGGCTTGAACGTACATTGTCCATTGCTAAACGAGGCGGTTTTGACTTTTTTACAACAACTCTTCTTTACAGCAAATTTCAAAAGCATGACGTCATTGCAACGCTGGGCAGAGATATGGCCGGAGCAGGGGCGTGCGGTTTTTATTATTATGACTTTCGTGAAGGGTGGAAAGAGGGCATAGAGCGTTCAAAAGAGATGGGGATTTATCGCCAGCAGTATTGCGGGTGTCTTTTCAGTGAAAACGAACGTTATGCTAAAGATTTGATCAATTCTTAG
- a CDS encoding RHS repeat domain-containing protein, translated as MNKLNGYWLRKKENEELSTSARLYRNSMRPEELLDEMYEVMQNVGLGEEFDPDDLSTLFSDFSNDEKMYPSMMKPERRKLWDQRKRQLEQIQERQKNAKRQLHAQLMMRNPELPLTKELRKTEYGQGLMAEMTTNRPRKPETGTGRTIIDEQERDSVNMGPIQQFETKPFTAPDMDEPFSLLATERDKNGRIIKKALALAPQPILREYEYDNNGRLSKVLCEGSVIEKYHYGKYGERLISETRHSKQSLYKYNDRLQVIEAGDTKYYYDNRGRIIEKINLGRRTHYSYLESGPLHEVILPDGRRIEYTCDAAGRRITKSINGKVVEKYLWQDLTTLIAITDGEGLHPRVFIYEDEGGPVAMTYEGATFIFATDQVDSIFMVADEQGNEVKRIIYDSFGNLLFDSNEKFDTYIGFATGLTDKDTGLIHFGQREYDPASGRFITPDPIGFAGGDVDVYGYCLDDPINFYDRTGLFAFVPVIGGAIGAGYNLYDNYKDWKSGKMSTLKYMESIGLGAATGMASTLGGGLATSVIMGAGSAAANEAGNQYIKTGKVGDKEKVIKAGVSGSVGSVVGRTGQKIGKNIVIIPKSNKIPAKPLGHYGNLGSVIGASMGSEGSDKVIKKNESNKKSKSNKK; from the coding sequence TTGAATAAGTTAAATGGATATTGGCTGCGTAAAAAAGAGAACGAAGAGTTATCGACAAGTGCCCGTCTGTATAGAAACTCGATGAGGCCGGAAGAACTGCTCGATGAAATGTATGAGGTTATGCAAAACGTAGGACTCGGTGAAGAGTTCGATCCTGATGATCTTTCCACTCTTTTCTCTGACTTCAGCAATGATGAAAAAATGTACCCGAGCATGATGAAGCCCGAACGCCGTAAACTGTGGGATCAGCGCAAGCGACAGCTGGAACAGATTCAGGAAAGGCAAAAGAATGCGAAACGGCAGCTTCATGCGCAGTTGATGATGAGGAATCCAGAACTTCCGTTAACGAAAGAACTGCGCAAAACGGAGTACGGTCAGGGATTGATGGCAGAAATGACAACAAACCGGCCGAGAAAGCCTGAAACTGGTACAGGACGAACCATTATCGATGAGCAGGAAAGAGATTCAGTTAATATGGGGCCGATTCAGCAATTCGAAACGAAGCCGTTTACTGCCCCTGATATGGATGAACCTTTCTCGCTGCTTGCAACAGAAAGAGATAAAAACGGAAGAATAATCAAAAAAGCATTAGCCCTAGCCCCGCAGCCGATTCTGCGTGAATATGAGTACGACAACAATGGCAGACTCAGCAAAGTTTTGTGCGAAGGTTCTGTCATCGAGAAATACCATTACGGTAAATACGGTGAAAGACTCATATCTGAAACAAGACATTCAAAACAATCATTATACAAGTACAACGATAGGTTGCAGGTTATCGAAGCCGGAGACACAAAATACTATTACGACAATCGAGGTCGCATAATTGAAAAGATTAATCTCGGGCGCAGGACTCATTATTCATACCTTGAATCAGGACCGCTCCATGAAGTTATTCTGCCGGATGGACGCAGGATTGAATATACCTGTGATGCTGCCGGACGCAGAATTACAAAGTCTATCAACGGCAAGGTTGTGGAAAAATATCTTTGGCAGGATTTGACCACTCTTATTGCCATCACTGACGGTGAAGGACTGCATCCAAGAGTGTTTATTTATGAGGATGAAGGCGGACCTGTTGCCATGACATACGAAGGAGCAACCTTCATTTTTGCAACGGATCAGGTCGACTCAATCTTCATGGTTGCGGACGAACAGGGTAATGAGGTAAAGCGGATTATATATGATTCGTTTGGCAATCTATTATTCGATAGTAATGAAAAATTTGATACTTACATCGGATTTGCCACAGGCTTAACAGATAAAGATACCGGGCTTATCCACTTTGGACAGCGTGAATACGACCCCGCCTCCGGCAGATTCATAACTCCTGACCCGATAGGATTCGCTGGCGGGGACGTGGATGTTTACGGTTATTGTCTGGATGATCCTATTAATTTTTATGATCGGACGGGGCTGTTTGCTTTTGTTCCCGTCATTGGTGGAGCAATAGGAGCTGGGTATAATCTCTACGATAACTATAAAGATTGGAAGTCTGGTAAAATGTCCACTTTAAAATATATGGAATCCATTGGTTTAGGAGCTGCAACTGGGATGGCCAGTACTTTAGGCGGAGGTTTAGCTACTAGCGTGATTATGGGTGCAGGATCAGCCGCAGCAAATGAAGCTGGAAACCAGTATATCAAAACTGGTAAGGTTGGAGATAAAGAGAAAGTAATTAAAGCTGGTGTTAGTGGTAGTGTTGGATCCGTTGTTGGTAGGACTGGGCAAAAAATAGGAAAAAATATTGTTATTATCCCTAAGAGCAACAAGATTCCGGCAAAACCACTAGGTCACTATGGAAATCTTGGATCTGTAATAGGGGCGTCAATGGGATCAGAGGGCAGTGATAAAGTAATTAAAAAAAATGAATCAAATAAAAAGTCAAAGAGCAATAAGAAATGA
- a CDS encoding radical SAM protein: MGYKYVFGPVFSGRIGLSLGLDLLGKRICSMDCVYCEVGATDFLVSERRPYVPAAAVLEELACWKQEGHLLPDVITLGGLGEPTLNSDLPEIISGVKKLFPSLPVAILTNATPMTDPEVRRELLEADIVLPSMDSLIASEFRAVNRPFKGIDPEDVAKALIEFRKEFKGKIFLEVLLSRGYNDSAENLSKMKAFCLELSPDRIDVVTLSRPGTLETAAPVDTGTLDLWKKALDTAPCTVRECGPDEGAKERTSSDTSVHVQDGDSAAFDRIQASLMRRPQTAQQLSKALEVSFDGVMQVIEKLENSGKLTTRQTGDEIYYKLKPKG, translated from the coding sequence ATGGGTTATAAGTATGTCTTCGGGCCGGTTTTTTCCGGTAGAATAGGTCTCTCGCTTGGGCTGGATCTGCTTGGAAAGCGGATCTGTTCCATGGACTGCGTGTACTGCGAAGTCGGAGCGACAGATTTTCTGGTAAGTGAGCGCAGGCCCTATGTTCCGGCAGCAGCCGTTCTTGAAGAGCTTGCATGCTGGAAGCAGGAAGGACATCTTTTGCCCGATGTAATTACTCTCGGAGGTCTTGGGGAGCCGACCCTCAATTCAGATTTACCCGAGATTATCAGTGGTGTTAAAAAACTTTTCCCGTCATTGCCCGTGGCTATTCTGACAAACGCCACCCCTATGACGGACCCCGAAGTTCGCAGAGAACTGCTGGAGGCAGACATTGTGCTTCCGTCGATGGATTCTCTCATTGCTTCGGAATTTCGGGCCGTAAACAGGCCGTTTAAAGGAATTGATCCTGAAGACGTAGCCAAGGCTCTGATCGAATTCCGCAAGGAGTTCAAAGGTAAGATTTTTCTGGAAGTGCTCCTTTCAAGGGGATATAATGATTCGGCTGAAAATCTTTCTAAAATGAAAGCATTCTGTCTTGAACTTTCCCCGGACCGCATTGATGTGGTCACACTTTCGCGCCCCGGCACTCTGGAGACTGCTGCACCGGTTGATACCGGAACTTTAGATCTCTGGAAAAAGGCTCTTGATACCGCGCCCTGCACTGTCAGGGAATGCGGTCCCGATGAAGGCGCAAAGGAAAGGACCAGCTCGGATACATCTGTCCATGTGCAGGACGGAGACTCCGCAGCATTTGACCGGATTCAGGCTTCTCTCATGCGTAGACCGCAGACAGCGCAACAGCTTTCAAAAGCACTTGAAGTATCCTTTGATGGAGTTATGCAGGTGATTGAAAAGTTGGAGAACAGCGGTAAGTTGACCACACGGCAGACAGGTGATGAAATTTATTACAAGTTAAAGCCGAAAGGTTGA
- a CDS encoding Trm112 family protein, with translation MALNKELINILVCPKCKGELELLKGETGLKCNACEVVYPVKDEIPIMLVDEAIPVAKWDKK, from the coding sequence ATGGCTCTGAATAAAGAACTGATTAATATTCTCGTCTGCCCTAAGTGTAAAGGCGAGTTGGAACTTTTGAAAGGGGAAACCGGCCTCAAATGCAACGCATGCGAAGTCGTTTACCCTGTTAAAGATGAAATTCCCATTATGCTCGTAGACGAGGCTATTCCTGTTGCGAAATGGGATAAAAAGTAA
- a CDS encoding RHS repeat-associated core domain-containing protein → MASFLQLIHFGHREYDPATGRFITPDPIGFADGAVDVYGY, encoded by the coding sequence GTGGCTTCATTTTTACAGCTTATCCACTTTGGACATCGCGAATACGATCCCGCCACCGGAAGATTCATTACTCCTGACCCGATCGGTTTTGCGGACGGGGCTGTGGATGTTTACGGGTATTAA
- a CDS encoding Rne/Rng family ribonuclease, producing the protein MTNKKRKEKMFISVLPEEQVEVALTQEGQVIEYYVEMLHQAKTKGNIYKGYIHNIDAALQAAFINYGAERNGFLQVDEIHPEYYQGTYTLKKGHRYPLLQKVLKPGQEIFVQVVKEPTGKKGAFLSSYLSIPGRYFVLTPGREQIGISRKIEDEKERERLKEIIDSVNPGDGVGVIVRTASMGQSKSALTRDFKFLTRLWNDIRTKGQDLQPPALVYEEMGLASRSVRDYLSSEVTEIWVDDKETAEQVQKLAALSFPRRNNLVKLHADTDKSLWERFNLVKQIEQIYGREVNLPSGGRLVFDQTEALTAIDINSGKIGGERNFKEMALKTNKESAEMIACQLKLRDLGGQVVIDFIEMKDPKHCREVEKTMRSALKTDRARTDVGRISRFGLMELVRQRLGSSAIAVSTEPCPCCQGTGMRRNMEWQSMQALKDIYRMLRRPGLTSPLNYEAEEELALYLLNHKRPAIVNYEKAFGTKINIEIQWAE; encoded by the coding sequence ATGACAAACAAGAAAAGAAAAGAAAAAATGTTTATCAGCGTCCTGCCTGAAGAACAGGTGGAAGTTGCGCTGACTCAGGAAGGTCAGGTCATAGAGTATTATGTTGAAATGCTCCATCAGGCCAAGACTAAAGGTAATATTTACAAAGGATATATTCACAATATTGACGCCGCGCTTCAAGCGGCATTCATTAACTACGGGGCCGAGCGTAACGGCTTTTTGCAGGTTGATGAAATTCATCCCGAATACTATCAGGGAACCTATACCCTTAAAAAAGGGCACAGATATCCATTATTGCAGAAGGTTTTAAAACCGGGACAGGAGATTTTTGTTCAGGTTGTTAAAGAACCTACCGGTAAGAAAGGTGCTTTTTTATCATCGTATCTGTCTATCCCGGGTCGCTATTTTGTGCTTACTCCCGGACGGGAGCAGATCGGTATTTCCCGGAAGATTGAAGATGAAAAAGAGCGTGAAAGACTCAAAGAAATCATCGATTCAGTTAATCCCGGTGACGGCGTAGGGGTTATTGTCCGTACTGCAAGTATGGGGCAGAGCAAATCCGCACTGACCAGAGATTTTAAATTTCTCACCAGACTTTGGAATGACATAAGGACAAAGGGGCAGGACCTTCAGCCGCCGGCTCTTGTGTATGAAGAAATGGGATTGGCTTCACGCTCTGTTCGTGACTACCTCTCATCCGAAGTCACTGAAATATGGGTGGACGATAAAGAGACCGCAGAACAGGTGCAAAAGCTTGCAGCGTTGTCTTTTCCGAGACGCAACAATCTCGTTAAGCTCCATGCAGATACTGATAAATCCCTTTGGGAGCGGTTTAATCTGGTTAAGCAAATTGAGCAGATCTACGGACGTGAAGTAAATCTTCCTTCCGGCGGACGGCTTGTTTTTGATCAGACAGAAGCTCTTACTGCAATTGATATCAACTCCGGTAAGATCGGCGGAGAACGCAATTTTAAAGAAATGGCACTCAAGACTAATAAAGAGAGTGCTGAAATGATTGCCTGCCAGCTTAAGCTTCGCGACCTCGGCGGGCAGGTTGTTATCGACTTTATCGAAATGAAAGACCCCAAGCATTGCCGTGAAGTTGAAAAAACCATGCGCTCAGCTCTTAAAACTGATCGCGCAAGGACGGATGTTGGGCGTATTTCCCGCTTCGGACTTATGGAACTTGTCCGTCAGCGGTTAGGATCTTCTGCCATTGCCGTCAGCACCGAGCCTTGTCCATGCTGTCAGGGAACAGGGATGAGACGTAATATGGAATGGCAGTCCATGCAGGCACTTAAAGATATTTATAGAATGCTCAGAAGGCCGGGCTTAACTTCACCGCTTAATTATGAGGCGGAAGAAGAGCTGGCTCTGTATCTTTTGAATCATAAACGGCCTGCAATTGTTAATTACGAAAAAGCATTCGGCACAAAGATCAATATAGAGATTCAGTGGGCTGAATAA